The Bacillota bacterium nucleotide sequence ACGGGGGGATGCTGGCCGAGTTCGGCTGGCGGGTCGTGGCCCGTTCCCCCGGGCTGGAACATCCGGAACGGCTGGCCCCCGAGCTTCAGGGGGGCCTGTTCGTCCGGCTGACGGGCTGGTTGATGGAGAGGTACAATATGCCGTAGCTTGCGAGGAGGCTGTCTGGGCTGGCGAGCGTTCGGCTGGTAGCCATCCCCGTTTACAACGAGGAGCGTTCGGCCGAGGGCGTTCTGCGCAGGGTGCTGCAGGCTTCGCCTGACGCCGACGTGCTGGTGGTGGACGACGGTTCAACCGATGGTACGCCGCGCATCGTGGGGCGCTTTCCCGGCATCCGGGTGCTGCGGCATCCGACGAACCTCGGCTACGGCCGTGCGCTGATGGACGCCTTCCAGTGGGCCCTCCGCGGCGGCTACCGGCACCTGGTCACCATCGACTGTGACGAGCAGCACGAGCCGGAACTCATCCCTTCCTTCTTCGCCACCCTGGCCGAAGGGTGGGACATCGTGTCGGGCAGCCGCTATTTGCGGCCGCTTCCGGGGGAGGGGCAGCCGCCGCTGGATCGGCTCGCCATCAACCGCGCTTTCACGCGCCGCATCAACGAACTGACCGGGTTCGGCATCACCGATGCGTTCTGCGGGTTCAAGGGGTACCGGGTCGAGGCCCTGCAGCGGCTGCATCTGGCCGAGCCGGGGTACGGCATGCCGCTGGAGGTCTGGGTGGAGGCGTGGCGGCACGGGCTGAGCGTGGTGGAGGTGCCGGTGCCGCTGATTTACAAGGTGAACTTCGAGCGCCGCTTCGGCGGCAGCCTCGACGAACCGGTGATGCGCCGCCGCTACTACGAGGAGGTGCTGC carries:
- a CDS encoding glycosyltransferase family 2 protein, whose product is MPVYNEERSAEGVLRRVLQASPDADVLVVDDGSTDGTPRIVGRFPGIRVLRHPTNLGYGRALMDAFQWALRGGYRHLVTIDCDEQHEPELIPSFFATLAEGWDIVSGSRYLRPLPGEGQPPLDRLAINRAFTRRINELTGFGITDAFCGFKGYRVEALQRLHLAEPGYGMPLEVWVEAWRHGLSVVEVPVPLIYKVNFERRFGGSLDEPVMRRRYYEEVLRRALSGEACRRLSAPGRSAGCRC